Genomic window (Cupriavidus sp. D39):
AAATCGCCAAACCGCTGCCGCTCCCGGTCGAATGCCCGAACGTGCCAACGCAGGCCGTTGTCGGCCAAGGCGACCGGCACAATTTCACGACGCTTCTGCCCTGACGACATCGACAGGTAGCTGATTCTGACCGGGCGCTTGGCGCACATGGACCGGGTGATGACGCCCAGGACCGCCATGTCTGGCCGCACCAATTGGCCAGGCCCCTCGCATGGCGTGGCCGGCTTGAGGCCAAGCTCCAATCCGTCGCCGAACCCCTGCAACAGCCATGCGAGCACTCGCTCGCAATGGAACTCGAAGATCGGGGCAAACGACGCCGTGGGCCGATAGCGCCTGCCAGCCGGGTCGTAATCCAGGTTTCCCGGCGCCATCTCGCGGTAGATGCCCAAGTCGCGCGAGGCCGCCGCGGGCTTGATTCCAAACCGGGTCTCGATGTCGCCGCGACTGAGCTCACCTGTGAAAAACGCGCGCAGCTCTAGGAAGGCCAACCTCTCCCGTTGCGTTTGCGACAACATTTCTTCCCTAACTTTCAATGCATGCCCCCAGACTCGTGGCCCTCGCGCGCGCTAGAAACGAACGCGCCAAAAAAACGCAAAGAATACCATGCGAATCATTTTGATAGGGTATGCTATGCACTATTAACAATAACGTGTAGCTCAAAAATGAGCTCTACGACGCCAAGGGCCGCCTTCTCGGGCGCGTGGACCACCGCCGAGCTGCAGCCCGACGTTGTTTGTCC
Coding sequences:
- a CDS encoding WYL domain-containing protein, with protein sequence MLSQTQRERLAFLELRAFFTGELSRGDIETRFGIKPAAASRDLGIYREMAPGNLDYDPAGRRYRPTASFAPIFEFHCERVLAWLLQGFGDGLELGLKPATPCEGPGQLVRPDMAVLGVITRSMCAKRPVRISYLSMSSGQKRREIVPVALADNGLRWHVRAFDRERQRFGDFVLTRIAKAQELDGEAEERELLGADEQWARIVDMELVPHPGVKWPKAVEADYAMSDGVLRMKTRAALAGYVLRRWSIDATPDHSLDPASHHLWLRNTPTLYGVESAALAPGAAAEY